TGCCTCCAGTCAAGGCAGGCCTCACCCAATCAATCAAGGAACCCCGGAGCCAGACGGGTACTCCTTCAAATGGCCCTTCAAAATCTCCCGAAGGGTTCTCTCTCTGACTCAATGGAATCCACTCGGCCACTCGATACCTGCCCGGCTAACCGTAATGCTGACGTGCGTCGGTCGGACGGACCGACCTCCAGCGCTGAGGTGCCAGCAAAACCGATGCGCTAGGTCGGTGTCTATCCGAGCCATACGTCTGATCACACTAGAGTAGTTACAGCCTTATGCTTACGCAAGACGTCTTGGAGGCTATCCCTCGGAGCCTTCAATGCTCATCATCAGAACCGGGGGGATGAAACGTGACTTGGGCTTCATGTGCCCAAGCGTAGGAACACTTCAATAGTGTGAGATCACAATAAATCTGTTATCGTTTGTCTGAGATTGACAGCAATCGCAACATCCTTGTCTGCGGCGATCCACTCATCAACCTTGGGGGCCTGCTAACCGAGCCAGATGTTCTTGCCTGCGGTGGCGAGGGTGGTCCTCTGGGTCTCGTAGCCGGGCATTAGGCGGTCGACGGTGGACCAGAACTTGGGGGTGTGGTTGAGTTCGCGGAGGTGGGCTAGTTCGTGGGCTAGGACGTAGTCGATGAGGGTCGGGGGGAGTTGAAGGGTGGCCCAGTGGATGTTGATACGTTGGGGGCCGGGCTGTGGGCGGGCTGAGCCCCAGCGGAAGCCGAGATCGCGGACCTCTACGGTCACGGATTCTTCTCCGAGGCGGGCGGCCCAGGGGCGGATTCTCTTCCGGAGCCACTTGGTACCGACTTCGGTGTACCAGCGTTGCATGGCTTCGGCGCCGTGATCGACCTGGTCGGCCGGGAGGTGGAAGCGGCCTCGGTCGAGACGGACTCCGGTTCCCTCTGGTGTGAGGGTGAGTCGGTAACTGCGGCCTAGGTAGGCGAAGCCCTCCCCCGCCACGAACCGTTTGGCGACTGGTGGGCCCGACAAGGCGTCTTTTTCGATCAGCTTGCGGTAGACCCATTGGCGCTTGGCGTTGACGAACCGGGTGGCTCGTTCGATCGTTACGGCCGGTGGGGCCTTAAGCACCAGGGAGGCGTCGCGTTCTACGACTATCTCGATCGTCGTTCGTTCGCGGGGTGGGGCCACCTTGAAGAGGAGGTCGCCGACAACCAACTCGGGGAGATCGTGGAGTGCAGCGACCGCTGTGATTGTCATGTCAGCCGGTGCTGGTTGGCTTTGGCTAGGGCGACGAGTTCGGCTGACGACTCGTCCAGGCTCTCGAAGTCGAAGAGGTCGCTGTCATCGAGTGTCCGCTTGATGGCCTTTCGGAGTTCGTCTTGCTTGTGGGCGTTGTCCCAGAAACCCACGACGCGGATGATCTGACGAATCCGATCGACCAGGTGTCGGGTCAGGTTGATCAAGCGTGTGCCGGCATCAGACTCGGATGTCGCGAGCTTCTCGGCCATCTGGTTGTGGAACGGGAGCTCGGTCGCCGGGTCGAGGCCTGTGTCGTCTTCGTCAGTGCGGCCGGCGTTGATCTCGTCGATCAGTTCTCCGAACTCGAATGCGATCTGGTCCCAACGCTCTTCGAGGCGATCGAGTATCTCGTCGATCCTCTCCGACAACCTCGCGTAGTAGACGGGGTCTTCGTCAACGTGCGTGCGTATGTAGTGACGCGCCGCGTGTTCCATTTCTGAAGCCTGGGCCCGGTCTGAGCCCATCGCTTTGACATGAGCATGGAAGGCAGGATCGGTGATCCTCAGCGGTTGGATCTTCTGGCTGAGGTCGAGGACGGTGACGTGATCGTCGATCAACCGGCGGACCTTCTCCTTGTACTTGTAGGGATCGAAGTCACCGTCAGGTGTGTCGCGGTATCGGCGCCGGGTCCGGATCTGGATCTCGCCGAACAGGTTCACATCGTCTACGAACGGAAGCGCTTCCGGTCTCGGCAGGACGGTGTCGAAGGTGATGAGGAAGGTCCGTAGCGCTACGTCGAACTCGGCTCGAAGGCGCTCGTCGGCCAGTAGCTGGACACAGGCTTCGATCGCCTCGACGGTCGGGACGGGATCGATACCGCGTTGAACGAAGAGTTGCCGTATGCGCTGGCGCTGCGGTTCGAGCTTCTCGATCTCGGTGGTAAGCGGCCGGAGGGCTCCGTCCACATCGGGATCGAGGATCTTGCCGTCCGCATTCGCGTAGGCGGTCAGAGCTCGGGTGAGCTGTGCGGAGACTCCGTAGTAGTCGACAACCAAGCCATGGTCCTTCTTGGGTGCGGTCCGGTTGACCCGGGCGATGGCCTGGAGGAGTTCCGCCTCCTGGATCAACCGGTCTAGGTACAGGGCCTGTGCCTGTGGCGCGTCGAAGCCGGTGAGGAGCATCGACTTCACGATCAGTAGCGCCACCGGACTCTGCTTCTCGTCGGCGAGACCGAGAGGAAGCTTGAAGCTGTCGATCTGTCGCTGCTGACCCGGCTTGTTGGTCCACGGCGCATAGTGCGGCGGGTCGTTGTGGTCGCCCGAGATGACCGGTACGAAGTCGAGCGCACGGATCAGATCGCGTTTGCCGGCCGCGTTGCGCAGAAACGACTCTTCGGGATCCGTAGTAGGCCCAGATCCGTTCGTCGGGTGTAACTGTCTCTGTTCGATCTCTCGGATGAGCTCATCGCGCGCCTTGTTGAAAGCTGCGCGGTATCGCACACAGGCCTTCCGGCTGGTGGCTACGACCATGCCCTTGAGACGATCGGGCATCACGGTGCTGACGTAATGACGCAGGATGTCCCTGGCCTTCGCTTCGATCAACTCAGGGGCTTCCAGCACCTGCCCGACCGTGGCGTACTTCCTTTGCAGGGTCTCTCGCTGGCTCTCGGTGAGATCAGCGAACCACCGGAAGAAAACTTCATCCATCCTCGAAGCGCCCTTGACGGCCGCGTCTGTGGTGCGACCCTCGTAGAGAATCGGTACCGTCGATCCGTCTGCCTCGGAGTCGGCAAGGGTGTAGCGGTCGAGGTAGCCGCCGAAGATTTCCCGGGTCTTCTTCCGCTTACCCATGATGATCGGTGTGCCGGTGAACCCGATCCGGGCCGCATTGGGTAGAGCATTCATGAGATTGGCATGCAGCACTGATGCGTGAGAGCGGTGCGCCTCATCGACCATGACCAGGATCGATTCCGACTCGTTGAGGATCGGGAAGATCTCCCCCTCCTCGACTCCTTCGCCACCTGGGCCCTTCTTGTCGCCCAACTTCTGGATCATCACCATGACCACAGCAGGCCCCGGTTGCCGCAACAGGGTTCGGGCCTGGGGACCGTTTCGAGCCACCTTGATGGTCTCCCCGACGAGCGCTGCCGTATCACGGAGTTGGCGTTCAAGATCGGTCCGGTCGGTGACCAAGACAACCTTGAACCTGCGAAGTTCGGGATGGCTACGCATCGTTCTGATTAGGAAGGCCATCGTCAGGCTCTTGCCCGAACCCTGGGTGTGCCAGATGATCCCACCTCGGCGGTCGATCTCTCCGTTGCTTGCCTTGGTCTCCCCGGTCAGCAACCGCTGGATCGCCTTGTGAACGCCCCGGTACTGCTGGTACCGGCCAACGATCTTGGCAGTGCGTCCAGCACCAACCTCCATGAACAGAGTGAAGTGCCGGACGATGTCGAGCAATCGCTCCGGAGCCAGCATCCCCGCCGTGAGGAGTTCTTGCTGCGTAACCGCGCCTGCGGCCTTGCCCAACGACTGGGCCACCTCCTCGCGGGTGGAGGGGAACGGGTCCTTCCAGGCCATGTAGTGCTCGGGCAGGGCTGTGAACGTCGCTGCCTCTGCCCGCTCTCCGGTGGTGGCGACCGTGAACTGATTGGTCCAGAACAACTGCTCCGCGCCTTCTGGAGTTGCTGTGCCCCGCTGGTTGGCGTAGCGGCGGAGTTGATCGA
The window above is part of the bacterium genome. Proteins encoded here:
- a CDS encoding SprT family zinc-dependent metalloprotease, which translates into the protein MTITAVAALHDLPELVVGDLLFKVAPPRERTTIEIVVERDASLVLKAPPAVTIERATRFVNAKRQWVYRKLIEKDALSGPPVAKRFVAGEGFAYLGRSYRLTLTPEGTGVRLDRGRFHLPADQVDHGAEAMQRWYTEVGTKWLRKRIRPWAARLGEESVTVEVRDLGFRWGSARPQPGPQRINIHWATLQLPPTLIDYVLAHELAHLRELNHTPKFWSTVDRLMPGYETQRTTLATAGKNIWLG
- a CDS encoding type I restriction endonuclease subunit R, translating into MSLGPEWELVEHPLLDNLASHGWETLVWSERQPSDKVSRSSDRDALLEQRVRSALVRINPGPNGEPWLNEARIKAAAADLGSMRAGVKLLEANRLATRLLLRGVTVSGVEGWDGGRDRTINYIDWEDWSANDYLAVSQFPVATPGKAPNIRPDVTLFVNGIPLVVIEAKPPGSESGIADAIDQLRRYANQRGTATPEGAEQLFWTNQFTVATTGERAEAATFTALPEHYMAWKDPFPSTREEVAQSLGKAAGAVTQQELLTAGMLAPERLLDIVRHFTLFMEVGAGRTAKIVGRYQQYRGVHKAIQRLLTGETKASNGEIDRRGGIIWHTQGSGKSLTMAFLIRTMRSHPELRRFKVVLVTDRTDLERQLRDTAALVGETIKVARNGPQARTLLRQPGPAVVMVMIQKLGDKKGPGGEGVEEGEIFPILNESESILVMVDEAHRSHASVLHANLMNALPNAARIGFTGTPIIMGKRKKTREIFGGYLDRYTLADSEADGSTVPILYEGRTTDAAVKGASRMDEVFFRWFADLTESQRETLQRKYATVGQVLEAPELIEAKARDILRHYVSTVMPDRLKGMVVATSRKACVRYRAAFNKARDELIREIEQRQLHPTNGSGPTTDPEESFLRNAAGKRDLIRALDFVPVISGDHNDPPHYAPWTNKPGQQRQIDSFKLPLGLADEKQSPVALLIVKSMLLTGFDAPQAQALYLDRLIQEAELLQAIARVNRTAPKKDHGLVVDYYGVSAQLTRALTAYANADGKILDPDVDGALRPLTTEIEKLEPQRQRIRQLFVQRGIDPVPTVEAIEACVQLLADERLRAEFDVALRTFLITFDTVLPRPEALPFVDDVNLFGEIQIRTRRRYRDTPDGDFDPYKYKEKVRRLIDDHVTVLDLSQKIQPLRITDPAFHAHVKAMGSDRAQASEMEHAARHYIRTHVDEDPVYYARLSERIDEILDRLEERWDQIAFEFGELIDEINAGRTDEDDTGLDPATELPFHNQMAEKLATSESDAGTRLINLTRHLVDRIRQIIRVVGFWDNAHKQDELRKAIKRTLDDSDLFDFESLDESSAELVALAKANQHRLT